In Aegilops tauschii subsp. strangulata cultivar AL8/78 chromosome 3, Aet v6.0, whole genome shotgun sequence, one genomic interval encodes:
- the LOC109765704 gene encoding uncharacterized protein encodes MAAGGSGGGGDIGADSERRLKKAMDKLYHFPKPKPSPSPGSKPSSSSTPSSWRAGKAADAGRRFGVVRGSRLPPQMAAMSAMSPPPPCRPWDRRDLVRRLSSFKAMTWFAKPKVVSPVNCARRGWTNVEPDIITCEACGARLLFSSPSSWTPQQVEKAASVFSLKLDTGHKLLCPWIDNICDESLALFPPTPPPVLVENYYECFSSLLRLSSLPRISPSSLDIMRKWSPQLEQFLLEPFSSSVVLKGGFMLTEDSTIMDLDGTFQDAGIYYQALKIISLCGWEPRLLHYAVDCATKSHSDASSTSVFAQPEQMNNTLEDRVVIYSHKEVDGSPAIPDSNQGDQHYDPSSVVLDCQFCGACVALWRFSLVERPLQLFKFVSDSNTQDEQSNGHANLVSGVEPSKSANVGFNFTIAGGPPPTRQSFRPRVSFPVVSRHLKADLNSRGKSFSSGSDREIVSVALHASGPMKRKRSMDKLHMLEGINTISNDVDTSAKGAHHDHGGDNSEKQIANLGVNTDQIQGCSPSDTTEDINMEEVVNGEPESGVATSRSMMSTNLKLDQHAIDPKFSPVEDTREEPTNDRNSIQTHTNMSKPVEVGTISKSSTNMEKGVQPSGKKQGLYDEMNEFDPIKQHRTFCPWISPDNSDALPGWRLTLSALLAQDKRVDGDSQLETKLSLINEEEDPVTSVRKLFMTPPSKKPRIHQAEKS; translated from the exons ATGGccgccggcggcagcggcggtggcggAGACATCGGGGCTGATTCCGAGCGGCGCCTCAAGAAGGCCATGGACAAGCTCTACCACTTCCCCAAGCCCAAGCCTAGCCCCAGCCCCGGCTCCAAACCCTCCTCCTCGTCCACTCCCAG CTCGTGGAGGGCGGGGAAGGCGGCGGATGCCGGGAGGAGGTTCGGCGTTGTGCGGGGGTCGCGGCTCCCGCCGCAGATGGCCGCCATGTCAGCGATGTCTCCGCCTCCGCCATGCCGCCCGTGGGACCGCCGTGACCTTGTGCGGCGGCTCTCCTCATTCAAGGCCATGACCTGGTTCGCAAAGCCCAAG GTTGTTAGTCCTGTTAACTGTGCTAGGAGAGGGTGGACTAATGTTGAACCGGACATTATAACGTGCGAGGCATGTGGGGCACGTCTCCTCttttcctctccttcctcctggacaccaCAGCAAG TTGAAAAGGCTGCTTCTGTTTTCAGCTTGAAGCTGGACACTGGACACAAACTACTCTGTCCATGGATCGACAACATATGTGATGAATCACTTGCCTTATTTCCACCCACACCTCCTCCTGTTTTAGTTGAGAACTACTATGAGTGCTTCTCGTCTCTGCTGCGGCTTTCATCACTTCCAAGAATTTCCCCCTCTTCTCTGGATATCATGAGGAAGTGGAGTCCACAACTAGAACAGTTCCTATTGGAGCCGTTCTCTTCATCAGTTGTCCTTAAAGGGGGATTTATGCTTACTGAAGACTCAACTATTATGGATCTAGATGGCACTTTTCAAGATGCTGGCATATATTATCAG GCACTCAAGATAATAAGCTTATGTGGATGGGAACCACGCCTACTTCACTATGCTGTTGATTGTGCAACCAAATCTCACTCAGATGCAAGCTCTACCTCCGTATTTGCCCAACCAGAGCAAATGAACAACACACTGGAAGATCGGGTCGTAATTTACTCACACAAGGAAGTTGATGGTTCTCCAGCAATTCCAGATTCTAATCAAGGAGATCAACATTATGATCCATCATCCGTTGTTTTAGATTGTCAGTTTTGTGGAGCCTGTGTTGCCTTGTGGCGCTTTTCCCTTGTAGAACGACCTCTTCAACTTTTTAAGTTTGTATCAGATTCGAATACACAAGATGAGCAAAGTAATGGACATGCTAACCTAGTCAGTGGAGTAGAACCTTCAAAGTCTGCAAATGTTGGTTTTAATTTTACCATTGCTGGTGGTCCTCCGCCGACTAGACAGAGTTTTCGACCAAGAGTTTCATTTCCTGTTGTCAGTCGACACTTGAAAGCTGACTTGAACTCCCGTGGAAAATCATTTTCATCCGGAAGTGATAGAGAGATTGTTTCTGTTGCTTTGCATGCTTCAGGGCCCATGAAGCGCAAACGAAGCATGGATAAGCTTCATATGTTGGAAGGCATTAACACAATCTCCAATGATGTTGATACATCGGCCAAAGGGGCACATCACGATCATGGAGGTGATAATTCTGAAAAGCAGATTGCAAACTTGGGAGTAAACACTGATCAAATTCAAGGGTGTTCACCTTCAGATACAACTGAGGATATTAATATGGAAGAAGTTGTCAATGGAGAACCAGAATCAGGTGTTGCCACAAGCAGAAGTATGATGAGCACGAACTTGAAACTTGATCAACACGCAATAGATCCTAAGTTTTCACCTGTTGAGGATACAAGAGAAGAGCCTACTAATGATCGGAACTCTATACAGACACATACAAACATGTCCAAGCCAGTTGAGGTTGGCACAATCTCAAAATCGTCCACCAACATGGAAAAAGGTGTACAGCCATCAG GGAAAAAACAAGGCCTGTATGACGAAATGAATGAGTTTGATCCTATCAAGCAGCACCGGACATTCTGCCCTTGGATATCCCCTGATAACAGTGATGCCTTGCCTGGATGGAGGCTGACTCTTTCGGCGTTACTTGCTCAGGATAAAAGAGTTGATGGAGATTCGCAATTGGAGACTAAGCTCAGCCTTATCAATGAG GAGGAGGATCCGGTTACATCTGTTAGAAAGCTTTTCATGACACCGCCTTCCAAGAAGCCGAGGATACATCAAGCAGAGAAGAGCTGA